The DNA segment CGCCGCTGTCCATGAAATTCGCCGGTTTGCCGCCATAATACTGGATGAAATCATTCCCCATGATTCCAAAACCGGCGCCGCCCGGAAACATCCCGATATCGCCGTCGAGGTCCAGATACGGTATATCCCATTCCTTCGCCTGCATCTCGCGGGGAGTCATTTCACCTTCCTCGTGACGTTTTTCGATTCCCATTTCCGCCAGTTCCGGATGACGAAACACGGCATCGTCATCAAGCGATACCCGGCTGTCAGCCGCTATCAGTTTTCCCTCACCGGTAAGCACCAGCGGATTTATTTCCGCCATTTTGGCGTCATATTTCTTGAAAAACTTAAACAGGCTTGTGATAATTGCATTTGCCTCTTTTATCTGCTCCGAACCAAGCCCGATTTTCTTGGCGATATCGATGGCGTCAAATCCATACATCTCTTCATCGATATCGTAATATTTCTTGAAGATTTTTTCGGGCGATTTCTCCGCGACCGTTTCAATATCCATTCCCCCTTCGCCGGAAGCGATCACCACCAGTTTATAATTGGCGCGGTCGATAGTAACGCCGATATAAAATTCCTTCTTGATATCGAGTTTCGGCTCCACCAGCATCTTTTCTACCGGGAACCCTTTGATTTTCAAATTGAGCAATTGATGCGCGGCATTTTTCGCTTCGGCCGGACTATTCGCCATCTTTATTCCGCCGGCTTTCCCTCTCCCGCCGGTCAGGACTTGCGACTTCAGAACAGCCGGTCCTTTCAGTTCCGATACTATTGCCTCCACCTCTTCTGGCGTCCGGGCCAATTTTCCTTTGGGAATAGGTATCTTGAATTTGGCAAATAACTCTTTGCCTTCGTACTCATAAAGTCTCATGCTAATACCTCAAATTTATCACTCAGAAATTCTCATTCGTTGCAAAAAATCGTCACGGCAATTTATCACAATCGCTTGGAAAGTCAATGATAATCGCTCTTCCCGCGCGGACTGTAAGCGTTTGCGCCGCAAATAGAAAGGCACGCCGAGGGGCGTGCCTTTGGT comes from the Candidatus Zixiibacteriota bacterium genome and includes:
- the sucC gene encoding ADP-forming succinate--CoA ligase subunit beta → MRLYEYEGKELFAKFKIPIPKGKLARTPEEVEAIVSELKGPAVLKSQVLTGGRGKAGGIKMANSPAEAKNAAHQLLNLKIKGFPVEKMLVEPKLDIKKEFYIGVTIDRANYKLVVIASGEGGMDIETVAEKSPEKIFKKYYDIDEEMYGFDAIDIAKKIGLGSEQIKEANAIITSLFKFFKKYDAKMAEINPLVLTGEGKLIAADSRVSLDDDAVFRHPELAEMGIEKRHEEGEMTPREMQAKEWDIPYLDLDGDIGMFPGGAGFGIMGNDFIQYYGGKPANFMDSGGGPTPERLAKMLVLLDENPNVRAIFGARFGGISRCDDFAKGVVMFLKEHGLSKPMVVRMTGNMWQEGVRIFEDAKKENPDNFKNIEFHGIETPIEEIAKRAVELARTAGGR